The genomic window TGTGGCCAGTGAGATCACAGAAAAGTTTTATGCTGATCTGCCAGGTATTTATATTCGGATTGAGGCGATCGGATGAATTACAAAGCGTTTTTTCAAGACGTGACTATTTGGATGGACCAGATCAATGAGGTAGTACAACGCCATTCGATTTTCACCGATGAATACTGGGATCATGTTGTGAAGTCTGCTGGAGAGCTATGCAACAAGTACGGCAATCATGAGCTAGTAAAGCAGCAAATGAGCATGCTGATCGGGTACCTGGATCAACAATATAGGAAGGCGAAGGGGGGAGCCGATGAAACGAATGCACAAAAACGGGTTTGAGAAGGTCCGGGATCTCATGTTTGAATATCCGTACTTTGAGGATCACTTGCGTAAGCTTGGAAATAATAATTCAGATGTGGCTATAAAATTGGCCGAAACGCAGCAAGCCATCAAAGGCTGCATGGATAACGAACCAGATGAAAACCTAAAGCGATTTATTGAATGCTATTACTTCAAGCGGTACAGTATGAATAAATCTTTGAATGAGGCACATTATTCATGGTCCTCTATCAAACGAAAGCGAAAAGCCTTTTTCAAAAAGGTAGCCCAGGAGTTAAGTATTTACTGGGAATAAATGTTGAGCCTTTTTCACTCAACTTTCATGATATAAAGGGTATATGGTAGATGCGTTTTGCTGAAGCCATATACTCCTTTTTTGTTTTGGTACTTCTGTACAACTGATTCATATTTAATACTTCCTTTTTTCCCTTTGCACTACCATTTTGTGGTGGTGCATTTTTTACATAGTTACAAGAATAGAGGTGAGACAATGGCATTGACGGAGAAACAACAGATTTTTGCAGATGAATATTTGAAGGATTTAAACGGCACGAGAGCTTATAAAGTAGCCTATACCAAGGTGAAAAAGGATTCTGTTGCAGCGGCAAATGCAAACAGATTGCTAAGAAATGCTAAGGTTCAAACGTATATAGATGAACAGCTTGAGCAAATGCACAATGAACGCACTGCAGATGCCCAGGAGGTATTGGAGTATTTGACTGCAGTAATGCGGGGTGAGGAGACAGAAGAAACCCTGGTGGGAATAGGAGAAGGTGCCCAGGCAAAAATTGATATAGGGGTGGGTGCCAAAGACAGGATAAAGGCCGCCGAACTACTGGGCAAACGTCATGCGTTGTTCACTGATAAAAAAGAGATCAGCGGAGAAGTCGGGGTGACGTTTGTTGAAGACGTACCAGAAGAAGACTAGACCGGAAATACGAATAAAAATGGCGTGGGCCTTGGGTAAAGGGTACAACCGGTTTTATCATTGCCGGAACTTTTTCCGAGTAGTCAAGGGATCCCGTGGGTCCAAGAAGTCCAAGAACACAGCACTGTGTTACATTCACGACATTTTAAAATATCCATGGGCGAATTTGCTTGTCGTCCGGCGGTTTTCAAATACAAATAAGCAATCCACCTATTCCGATCTGAAGTGGGCATGCAAAAGGCTCAAGGTTTCCCATCTATTCAAGTTCAATGAATCGCTGCCAGAGATCACGGTGAAGGCAACTGGCCAGAAGATTCTTTTCAGGGGTCTGGATGATGAATTGAAAATCACATCAATCTCAGTTGACATTGGTTTTCTGTGTTGGGCATGGTTTGAGGAAGCTTATCAGATCGAGAGCCAAGAGAAATTCGATACAGTTGTGGAATCTATCCGGGGTGGTGTCGAGGCTCCAGATGACTTTTTCAAGCAGGTAACGTTGACCTTCAACCCGTGGAGTGAGAACCACTGGCTGAAGAAAGAATTTTTTGACGAGAAAACGAAACGGCCGGACACCTTTTCAACAACGACAACCTTCAGGGTGAACGAATGGCTGACGGATGATGACAGAGAGCGCTATGAGCGTGTATTGGAAGTTGATCCGCAGCGTGGCGCTGTTGTGGCCAATGGCGAATGGGGCATGACCGATGGTGTTGTTTATCCGAAATGGAAGACGTTCACCGGCACACCTAAAGGCCTTGTTAAAGTCACGGGCCTTGACTGGGGGAACGATAATGGTTCAGGTGATCCAACCGCAATCGTTGATATCTGGATTGATCCAGTCAACATGAATTTATATGTGCGGCAAGTGGCCTATTCTAATACATTGCAGCTTGAGCAGGTCCCAGCGTATTTGGATCATGATACAAAAATATATGCAGATACCAACCTAGGTGTGGCCAATACTTATTTGAAAAATCGTAAGTATCAAGTAAACCCGATGAAAACGGCCAAACACAAAGGGAAAATTGATGATGGAATAAAAACAGTGAAGCTGTTTAATATTTACATTGATGAAATGAGCCGGGACCTTATCGGGGAAATAAGCGGCTATGTCAAGGATTATGATGATATTAAAAAGAAATCTGAATACATTGGAAGTCACCATTTATTGGATGCCATGCGTTACGGTGTCCGTGGTTGGTACAACCAGGAAAGTAGAGGGAAGCTTTAATGGCAGACGTAAATTTTACAGATGAAAACATGGGCGAAGCACCTGAGAATGGCACACCGATTGGCCAGACAACAAAGACCGGAGAGATCGCAGCCGCTACTGCAGGAGAAGGCCGGCGCTTTCCATTTATGGATAGCAAGCAGGAAATGCAGCGTAAGATCCGGGAGACTATTCAGCAAAGTAAAAAGTTTAGTGCTGATGGTGCATACAAGCCCCACCGGTTTATTATTACAGATAGCATTGAAAGTTATTTGAAAGAGAATACAGGGCGGCTGGCTATCAATCACAGCTTTGGAATAAACAAGTATGGTGTGTATGTTCCATTCGATAAGAAAGCCGTGAAGTTCTTTGCTTCAAGTATCAAGTGGACGAACACAACCAGCCTGACTTATAAGATCATGAAAAATACTTTGATGAAGGGATATTGTTTGGTTTATTCGGTTTCTGATGTGAACGAGGTAACTGATTATGAACCTATTTTTGATACAAGCGATAATTTAATAGGTTTGATCGATGATAACGGGGATGTGCTGACCGATGGCCGCCGCTATGTTTATGATGACAAGAAGGGGTATACGTCCCAAGAGGAATCATTTTCTATTGAGTGGTACAAGCTGGTGAAGATTGACGAAATGAAACCAGTGTACGCCGATGCAATCAACCTGATCAATGCTTATACAGACAGCTTGAATGATAACGGTTCAAGCTTGAAGGCGTTCGCTGAAAGCATTCTGACGATTACCGGCATAGACAGCTCACAAGGGATCACACCGGAGCAGCTGCAGGCCATTGGTGAAGAAGCTATAAACGTGTTGGCCTTTGAGCACCAAATTTCAGGTGATGGCACATTTGGCTCAACGCCCTCAGCTCAGTTCATTGCCCCGCCCCTAAACACTGAAGCTCGTGAAAGCTGGTCAAACCGGATCCGGAAAGAAATTTATTCAACGCTGAATATGCCGGACTTTGAGCAGGTGGCTGGGAACGTTTCAACCGATACAATAAGAATTTACTTGTATGAAACTATCCAGCTGGCAAAAAGCCTGGCAGATGATGTGATCGATGTATTTAAAGAAATTCTGAACGATCAGGAACTTTCATATGAGATTGAGACACCTCAAAGCCCAAATGAAAATATGGAGGCTTTGAACGATATAAGCTATTTGAGCGATGAAACAAAAATCCGGCAGGCATTCCCTGAGTGGTCAGATACCCAAGTTGCTGAAGAACTGGCCAGACTTCAAAACGCTAAGATTTCAGACAGCGACCCGGTGGCATTGGTCAACAGCTTCATAGGGAGTGAATAGCCGTGGATGATTCAACAAAAAAACAGCTGGCATTGTTGGCTATTGCTTTGGCTTTCAATGATCAGTTAGATACCAGGCTTGTGGCGTTGTTGGCCCTATTGAACTTTTACGGGAATGACAAGAAAGATGATAAGACTATTCGGGAATCAATCCAGAAGATGGTCGGAGCCAGTTCAGCGGATCCGGAAGAGTTAGCCGGGGCTATTGTTGAATGGGTAGTGCCTGGTAATAAATGGTACCCGTATGAAACCCGTGAAAAGTTTGAGATCCAATTGAAAAGGGCTTTAGTGAACGGGCTATTCAAAAACGATACAAGTGAAGCCTATAAGGTGGCAAAGCGGTTTTCCAGCAGTGTAAAACTGTTCCATCGGATGCAGGTATTTGCTGAAGCGAATTACAACGTACTGGATGCAGCAACAGCCGGTGAGTATGGTGAGAGTGAACGAGGTGGCCTGGTCATTTGGCGGGCAAGAAGCCAAGCCGATGGACCTTGCCAGGAATACAACAGACAGATAATGACAGTCGAAGAGTTCAAAGCTCGCTATCCTGTTCATTATAATTGCATGTGTACGGCGGAACTGATTCCTCCAACCATGAGCGACAAAAGAATAAAAAATTTTCTACTTAAAAAACAACGGGAGGCTACAACATGACTGAAGAAGAAAAGAAAGAACTGGAAGAGTTAAGAGCACAAAAGGAACAGATGGAAGCAGCGCTGAAAGAAAAGAAATACAGCCAAGCGGAATTGGATGCTGCAGTGGCAAAACGAGTGGCCTCAGCGACAGCCGACCTTGATGCAAAAATTAAGAGTATTCAGGAATCAAGCATGACTGAGCAAGAATTGGCCAAACAACGCCAGGCAGAGGAAACAGCGAAGACACAGGAATATATTGCCAGCCTGGAGCGTGAAACACGTGTGAATTTTGCTCAATCATTGTTGGCCACAAATGGGCTTCCAGCTGATCAGCAATTTGCAGAGCCTTATGCAGCCTTTGATAAAGAAACGATCAAGTTGCAGATTGAAGCTCAAGCGAAAATGATTTCTGAGGCAAAGCAGGCTGAAATTGATCGCCTGGCCAAAGAGAATGCACCAAAATCGAAGCTGCCTATCAATCAAGGCGGAGGCAATCCGGCCAAACCAAACTATGTGGATCCTCGTAGTATTTTAGAATCCCAAGGGTTTGTGTAAGAGTGAGCCTTTTTCACTCTACTTTTATGCTATTGTA from Enterococcus sp. 9E7_DIV0242 includes these protein-coding regions:
- a CDS encoding DUF4355 domain-containing protein produces the protein MTEEEKKELEELRAQKEQMEAALKEKKYSQAELDAAVAKRVASATADLDAKIKSIQESSMTEQELAKQRQAEETAKTQEYIASLERETRVNFAQSLLATNGLPADQQFAEPYAAFDKETIKLQIEAQAKMISEAKQAEIDRLAKENAPKSKLPINQGGGNPAKPNYVDPRSILESQGFV
- a CDS encoding phage portal protein, with the protein product MADVNFTDENMGEAPENGTPIGQTTKTGEIAAATAGEGRRFPFMDSKQEMQRKIRETIQQSKKFSADGAYKPHRFIITDSIESYLKENTGRLAINHSFGINKYGVYVPFDKKAVKFFASSIKWTNTTSLTYKIMKNTLMKGYCLVYSVSDVNEVTDYEPIFDTSDNLIGLIDDNGDVLTDGRRYVYDDKKGYTSQEESFSIEWYKLVKIDEMKPVYADAINLINAYTDSLNDNGSSLKAFAESILTITGIDSSQGITPEQLQAIGEEAINVLAFEHQISGDGTFGSTPSAQFIAPPLNTEARESWSNRIRKEIYSTLNMPDFEQVAGNVSTDTIRIYLYETIQLAKSLADDVIDVFKEILNDQELSYEIETPQSPNENMEALNDISYLSDETKIRQAFPEWSDTQVAEELARLQNAKISDSDPVALVNSFIGSE
- a CDS encoding PBSX family phage terminase large subunit yields the protein MAWALGKGYNRFYHCRNFFRVVKGSRGSKKSKNTALCYIHDILKYPWANLLVVRRFSNTNKQSTYSDLKWACKRLKVSHLFKFNESLPEITVKATGQKILFRGLDDELKITSISVDIGFLCWAWFEEAYQIESQEKFDTVVESIRGGVEAPDDFFKQVTLTFNPWSENHWLKKEFFDEKTKRPDTFSTTTTFRVNEWLTDDDRERYERVLEVDPQRGAVVANGEWGMTDGVVYPKWKTFTGTPKGLVKVTGLDWGNDNGSGDPTAIVDIWIDPVNMNLYVRQVAYSNTLQLEQVPAYLDHDTKIYADTNLGVANTYLKNRKYQVNPMKTAKHKGKIDDGIKTVKLFNIYIDEMSRDLIGEISGYVKDYDDIKKKSEYIGSHHLLDAMRYGVRGWYNQESRGKL
- a CDS encoding terminase small subunit; translated protein: MALTEKQQIFADEYLKDLNGTRAYKVAYTKVKKDSVAAANANRLLRNAKVQTYIDEQLEQMHNERTADAQEVLEYLTAVMRGEETEETLVGIGEGAQAKIDIGVGAKDRIKAAELLGKRHALFTDKKEISGEVGVTFVEDVPEED